A segment of the Arachis hypogaea cultivar Tifrunner chromosome 5, arahy.Tifrunner.gnm2.J5K5, whole genome shotgun sequence genome:
ccaaaaatagtactttattctaaaaataatacaatataatctattataatttatataagttaaataatcataatttatttattaaaaaacacAACATCaagttataaatataatataatataattaaaagttcattaatattattttaatatcaaacTATTTCAAAAATATAAGATTATTCATATATTATCTATCATATTTCTATGATAGTATTGTGTATTATTAACAAGATCAATAATAACTAGAATTTTAGTTTTAGGTTTTCATATAActagaaattttaaaaatattatcttctCTGtagttttgttttaaattttgaattctcaACAACGATTGTTTGCGAAAATTAAAAAGGTAGTAgtacaaaaaagaaagagagcGCACTCTTGCAAAATAATAGCGAAGTTTGCTGTGCAGTTTGAATTAATTTCAAtaagataaaattatataaagaagataaatatcaattatgTTGTATGAGATTTAATTCAGATCAACCTATTGCAGTTTTGATAgatttttggtttgatttggatTGAATTAGATGAATAATTTGTTTGAATGGATTTATATTTAAACACCCCGATTAAATAGTACCTTTTTCACATTTAAATAGTGTAATCGTTtcaaattttgatgaaaaatagttttattataatttgattctatttttaaaaataattcccCTAAAAGAAGTTAACAGAAAAGTCCATTTTAACCTATaattttttgggggtaatttcttAGTAGAATAAACCATTAAAATCTATTTCCTTAAATATTATTTAGGCTAATTTTATGATGTTTGTTATTTGGTATttcatttttgtttaaattttttataataattttaaattaaatattttaatttttatacttttaaaattaaaattaattatctaatctattttaataataaaacaaTAACTTTTAAGCactataacaaatattttttatttatatgttatTGGTATGGTATTGGTGTTTTTGTTGTTAGTATTGGCCACCAAAGCCTTAAAATATGTTTGTTCTCCCACTTTCCAAGAAAATACGAACGTGACCGACCCAAACCTCAACCAGCAACAGCAACATCTCCTCAAAGTCATTCCACATTCTCTCTCTCCTATTACGCGCTTCTACTTTTCGCCGTTTCGGTGTTGCTGACCCAACCCAAGCCAACCCAACTTGCCTCCCCccttttcctttctctctttctcgCTCTCTCTCATATACACAAAGCCTTTCAATGCGTGCGtgagagaaggaagagagagagagattttatCGGGAACCTTCTACGACCGTTTTTTCTCTGAAGTAGCCAAGCCAACATAGTGGTCCCATAAACGCCACACGATGAAGCGAAGGTTCGAAACGCTGTCGTCTCTAACCCGAAAGAGATCCATTCAGTTCCTGGCCGGAGCCGCCTTCCTCTACCTCCTCCTGGTAACCTTTGAAGTTCCCTTAGTCTTCCGCTCCCTCACGCTCCAAGACTTCTCCACCGCCACCACGCGCTCCAGTTCCACCACCACCAGACTCCTCAGCCAACAAGACCTCCAACACCACCAAGCTCCAAACCGCCCCTTCAAAACCGTCTCACACAACAACCTCTCTCCGAGTCAAACTCACTCCCAACCCGGTTTCCTCTCAGGCCTCACCCTCGACCCGAATACATTTGAATCGACCCGCAAGGACGGCTCCGCCGACCTCTACAAGCTAGCCGACAACGCCCGGGAAGTGGGCCTGCGCCTCTGGACCGAGCTTCAGAACCCGGACGTTCCAAAGCCCAAGCCCGCCAAGCCGGAAAACCGGTCCGGCACGTGTCCCAGCTCGGTTTCTGTGTCCGGTTCGGAATTCTCAGGCGTGGTGTCGCTGCCGTGCGGGCTGACGTTGGGATCGCACGTGACGGTTGTCGGGAGGGCGAAGGCGGCGAGGCCGGAGTTCGAGTCGACGATATCGAGGGTGAGGGAGGACGACGAACCGACGCTGGTGTCGCAGTTCGTGGTGGAGCTGCAGGGACTGAAAACCGTTGAAGGTGAGGAGCCTCCGAGAATCTTTCACTTCAATCCTAGGTTGAAGGGAGATTGGAGCGGGAGGCCTGTGATCGAGATGAACACTTGTTACCGAATGCAGTGGGGCGCTTCTCTTAGGTGTGACGGTTGGAAATCCAAGGCTGATGATGATACTGGTATGTATGTGTATGTTGTAGTATAGTAGATCACTAGAGAGGACTTGTTTGAATTTGTTACTATTATCTTGATATATACCACTGCCAGGGTATCCATCATTTCGGAACAAAAGTGACTTTTTCCTTCCCTTTTCACATGATAAAAAATTTCTACTCAATTATTAAGCAAATTTAAGTATTGCGTACTAGGTTGCAGATTGTTTTTCTGTTTGAGAAATAAAGAAGCTCAATTTGTATGCATAATTAAAAGAaagctgattttttttttcctggCTTATGAAAACCGATACGTTTAAATTTCTGCTTATTtctttaaaggaaaaaaaacatTGTTTAAGTTCATAAATTGTAAGTGATTGCgttaaaaagaaaggaaagggaacAGTTAAGTTagaacaataattaatttttttttattggtgCAATAATCTAGATGAAATGATTTTTTGAATGGAAAAAAAAAGTGAGGATATGTGGTTGGTTTGTTATGGTTTGTGTCTTCTTCCCTCTTGGTTTTGAGAGAGAAGTATAATGCAAAATGGAAACTGATTTCACTTAATTTGAAGGATTTGATAATATCTTATGGGACAGATCTTGTTAGTTTGTTCTATGAATGAATTACTAGGAGAATGCTACAGTAATACAGAAGAGTGTATAGTTTAATAGGATGACACCCTTTCGTTTAGCTAAGAATATATTCAATTTTATGGTTGTCTGTGATTCTTTTAAACCAGTTGTGGATTGAATTGTCTCATTTGAAAGATGTGTCATATTTTGAATATGACACTGCTTCTGTTCGAAACAGTTGATAGGCTGGTGAAGTGTGAGAAGTGGATTCGGGATGACGAAGGTCGCACAGAGGAGTCTAAGGCAACATGGTGGTTGAATAGACTCATTGGCCGCACAAAGAAAGTAACAGTTGACTGGCCGTTCCCATTCTCTGAGGACAAGCTGTTTGTTCTTACCCTTAATGCTGGATTGGAGGGTTATCATGTTACTGTCGATGGGAGGCATGTGGCCTCTTTTCCCTATCGCACTGTGAGTTAACTAATATGAACTTGTT
Coding sequences within it:
- the LOC112802593 gene encoding hydroxyproline O-galactosyltransferase GALT6, encoding MKRRFETLSSLTRKRSIQFLAGAAFLYLLLVTFEVPLVFRSLTLQDFSTATTRSSSTTTRLLSQQDLQHHQAPNRPFKTVSHNNLSPSQTHSQPGFLSGLTLDPNTFESTRKDGSADLYKLADNAREVGLRLWTELQNPDVPKPKPAKPENRSGTCPSSVSVSGSEFSGVVSLPCGLTLGSHVTVVGRAKAARPEFESTISRVREDDEPTLVSQFVVELQGLKTVEGEEPPRIFHFNPRLKGDWSGRPVIEMNTCYRMQWGASLRCDGWKSKADDDTVDRLVKCEKWIRDDEGRTEESKATWWLNRLIGRTKKVTVDWPFPFSEDKLFVLTLNAGLEGYHVTVDGRHVASFPYRTGFTLEDATGLALGGDIDVHSVFAASLPSTHPSFATQRQLEFSTRWRAPPLPDSGVELFIGVLSAGNHFAERMATRRSWMQHTLIKSSKVVSRFFVALNPRKEINRELKKEAEFFGDIVIVPYLDNYDLVVLKTVAICEYGVHTVSAKYVMKGDDDTFVRVDSVIDQARKFSDESSFYIGNINYYHKPLRHGKWAVAYEEWPEEDYPPYANGPGYILSSDIAQYIVSEFEAHKLRLFKMEDVSMGMWVEQFNKTKRVEYSHSLKFCQFGCIEDYYTAHYQSPRQMMCLWDKLQREGKPQCCNMR